The nucleotide sequence TTACTAATCAGCTGAGGGCTACTCCAACTATTTGTACCCTGATTATAGGTAGAGTAGAAAAATCCTTCTTGGCCAGAACCATACCAATAAGCAAAAAGGGTATTGTTGAAAACAGCTACAGTTGGTACATTTGATAAGCCAAAGGTACCCACCCCAGGAATAGGTGCTTGAGCAGACCAGTTTTGCGCGTCAGAGGAGAAGGCGTAATAAAGGTTTGAGTCGCTTCTAAAGCCCTTCCAAACAGCAAAAAGGGTATTATTATATACTGTTAGCGAAAGTCCACTACTTGTTCCAAAGTCAAGGTTTGCTTTGAATTGAGGATTCCAACCAAAGCCAGCGCCACCGTATGTGGAATAGAATAGTCCATCGTCGTTGATACCATACCAAAAGGCAAGAAGGTCGTTATTAAAGACAACTAATGCGGGTGCAGCTTTGGAACTGCCACCAACTTGCTGACGACCAGACCAATTTACACCATCATTCGAAACACTGTACTCAACTTGACCATTGTTGGAAAATGTACCACTGCCATCTGCACTTAACCAGACCGAAAAAAGCCGGCCATTATGCTCAACTGTACTCAGGCCAAAGCCACCATTAAATAGGTACTGAATGTTGCCATTAACACCCGTATCTACTTGGCTAGACCAGGCCAGGCCAGAGGAATTGGGCGTAAAACTATTGGTAGCCCCATTCACCGTACTATTGGCAGTAATTGCTGTACCACTTTCAAGCTGATTGGTAATATCAGTGTTGCCAAAAATAACAAAGGCTGCCCCCAGATTGCCATTGGCATTGCCATTCCCCAGGACTAGATCATCAATTCCATCTCCATTTATATCCCCAGCGGCATTAAGACTGGTGTAAGTATTAGTGTTGAGCTTGTAGAAGTTTCCAAGCGTACCTGCACTATTCCCAAAGCTCACATAGGTGTTGCCATTACTTAAGCCGACAATATCGGCATAGCCATCGGCATTCAAGTCGCCTGCTTTAGTCAACTTAGAAAAAGATTGTTGAGAAAGGAATGAGGATGCACCCCCCAAATTAAAGCTTTGAGCGGCACTTAAACTTGTATTTCCTAATGCTAGAGAAATAATTTGGGAGGAATAGTCCTGAGAAGTAGCGATTAAAGACGCAGTATTATTCCCAGCAACCGCTGATTGAATGGCTGTTACATTGCCATTATCACCCACGGCCCAGAGAACATAGGGTTGGGAATTCAGAGTTGTCATGCCTGGGAGGCCAACAGGAGCAGTATTACTAAACAGTGAGGAATTGGGTTGTAGAACGGGAGTTGTCCAGTTGGAACCATCTGTGGAAGAGGCTGTGTATAGGTTTTGATAATAGTCAACCCAAGAGGCGTAAAGTATCCCATTGACTTCTGTAAAGCTGATGCCACCTGTCTCAATAACGTTGCCAAAGTATTCAAGGTTGGCTCGCTGTTCACCCGACCAGGATGAGGATGCTTCATCCCAAACAGCATAGTGAAATCCATTATTCGTATCTGCATACCAGTAAGCAAAAAGCTGGTTATTATACGAAACTAGATTGGGAATGCTGTTGTAATAGATTGGTGTACCAGGAAATTGAATTTGATCGACCCAATTCTGGCCATCTTGGGAATAGGAATACCAGATGCTCTGATCGCCCTTTTCACCTTTCCATATGGCAAAGAGAGTTGAATTAAATGCAGCAACGCTAACACCACTAGATGTTGCCATGGCTAAATTTGCTTTAGCTTGCTCAGTCCACACCCCAGAACCATAATAAACCGAGTAAAAGAGGCCATCGTTACCACTACCGTACCAATAAGCCCAAATACGACCTTCAAATGACACTAAACCAGGTGTTGTATTGGTCGATCCATAGCTAATAGTGGCCGGTTGAGACCAATTGATACCGTCAGTTGATTCGCTATAGTAGAGGTTCCCAAAACCAGTGTTTTCCCCAACCCAAACGCTAAGTTGTGTATTGCCATCCTCGCGCTCAATAACGCCAATATTGCCATTAACGATAGAGGCTTGAACGGCACTAGTTTGAGTCAGCAGAGCATCAGCCAGGCCATCCCCATTAAAGTCACCAATGGCATGGGCCTGATTCAGGGTTGTTCCCGAGATTGGAGTGATCTGGAGATTGGATGTATTCAGGGATTCATCTAGGACCGTCTGTGTACCACCGCCAAGCACTACCGTTGCAGATTGGTTCGTGAGAGAGAGGAGAGTATCAGCATAGCCATCCCCATTGATATCCCCTAAGTTCGCCACCCCATTGCCGCTGCCTGATTGATCGAGGAAAATCCCTTGGTCATTGGCTAAGTTGGTGAGCTTCAGGTTGCCGTCATTACTGAGCCACTGATGCCCAAAAACCCCATAAAGTTTTCCTCCATAGGGGGCACTCAGCAGTAAATCTTCAATGCCATCCCCATTGATGTCTACCCCTGACGAAACAGCGGCGGCGGCTAGATTTCCAGAAATACCACCATTGAGATTTAGGGCTGCGGTGGTTGCTCCCGGTTGAAAGCTGAAGTATTTGGGACTGCTGCTGGGAAAAATTGAATCTTGCCCAAACAAAATATGCGCTTCACCGGTACTGTAGGTAGCATTGGGAGCACCCACTAATAAATCGTCAATGCCATCCCCATTAACATCCCCCACTAGACTGAGGGTTTTACCGGCCTGGGCAAAGGTATCACTGCCCCCGACCACTAAGTTGGCCTGTTGGGTGAGGACATATTGCTGCTGAAAACTAGAGCCTTGGGCCTGGCCAGACAAAACTAAAGTAATTCCAGTTTCGTTATTACCTGCCGGTGCGCCGACCACCACATCATCAAAGCCATCGCCATTGAGATCACCCCCAGTCCCGACCGCAAAACCCGTCTGCATATCAGTCAGCAACATCGGCGAGCCATCAAGAATGACCCCATTTGTCCCATTCAGTTCCGTTTCCGTGAGATTGTTGGGAACTACACTGCTCCCAAATAGAATATAAGCCCGCCCTGTATTGGCATTTGCCGAGTAGCTATAGCCTCTGCCAGTATTGGCAATCGTGGTTAAGAGTTTGGAGTAGGCCGTGTACTGGGATTTAGTTGCATTTTGATTAAACCCATCTCCTGAAAACTCGACGGTTTGGCGGTAGTGGGGCGCGCCAATGACAATATCAGCATAGCTATCTCCATTGACAGAATTGCTTTTACCTTGAGTGCCTCGGGAGACCGCGACTGAAAACCCCACCTGACTTGTCCAAGTTACAGTCTGAATGTATTGGTCGATGTAGGTTCCTGATGTCCCTTGAAGCAGGAGGTTGCTGCTATTGAGGTTGACCGTTGGCGTATTAAAGAAATTATTACCGCCCAAAACTAAGTAAGCCGCCCCAACCTGTTGTCCGCCATAGCTGGCATAGGGTGCGCCCACAACAATATCGGCAATGCCATCCCCATTAACATCCCCCGTGGCAATCGCAAACCCGGCCTGGCTACCTGTTGTGCCCAGAAGTGTCACTCCAGGGTTATTGATCAGGTCAATGGTGTTATTGGGAGTCAGTGTTGCCCCAGAAAGAATATAAACCTTACCGGCCTGGTTGTTGGCCTGGGATGCGCCAATAATTAAATCTTCAATACCATCCCCGTTGACATCACCGACAGCGAGCACATTGCCTGTTTGCGGATGACTCGAATCACTCCTATCGCCTTTGATCAAGATGCCGTCAGTTGGGGGAGTGGTGGAGAGGGTTTCGGTGGCGAGTAAATCCAAAATGTCATTGCTGCCCGCAGGAAGTACCCAAATCGCTCCCTCTCCAGCATTACCACTGGGCATGGTGACCGCTAAAGCAACTTGATTGTTAAGAAAATTCCCTGCCGCAACGGCTAATCCGGCACTATCTGGCGTGTTTAAGATCACACCACTATCTACTTGGGCAAGGGCCGTGACTTCATTTTCGAGAATGCCGCCAATCGCAACTAGTTCTTGGCCGGCGGTTGTGGCCTGGGCGATTGAACTGACAGGATTAGGAATGACGGTGGTGTTAACGGGAGTTGAAGTTTGTTGGCCTCCGGTGCTACTGACAGTGGTAAATGTAACTTCAACTTCACTACCAAGAGCCAAATTACTTTGGAAGTACAAATCCAGAGTTGTGCCATTGGATATGACGGTGTAGGCAAAGTTGCTACTAGGATTAATTGGGTTGAGGAGTTGCCCATTAGCTACTACTCCAACCAGGCCCTGACTTGTCGCCGTCACATCTCCTACTGTCCAAGCCTGGGTTGCGGCTGCATTTTGAATTTCAATCCCAGTAATCGTCACGCCGGGTGCAACAATGCTGGGATTCAGTACAACTTGAATATGGGTATCAATCACCCCATCAGGACGCAATTGGTTGGGGTTAGTGGAGGTAATATCGACCGCGGGCGAGCGTTCTAAAAGTGGATTTGTGGCCTCAACGGCGGCCTGGGCTGTAAATTGAATTGGGCTACTCCAGGCCTGAGTAGTCGGATCATAAACACTGTAAAAGGTGGCATCTTCGGCAGAGTTGGGATTGTTGTAGCGATTCGCGAAGTGCTCGGTAATTTGCCCCAGGCTATTGAATCCTAAACTACTAACTTGCCCTTGACTATTGAGGCTGCCGGAATTGGTGTTTGGGGTCAGAAGAGTGTTGTAGTAGGCGAATTCATCTAACTGGCCTTGGACGTTATAGCCCAGCACCACAGGTACAGCATTGGGAGCAAAGCGGCTTCCTGTTTGTTGAGCGACTAATTCCCCATTGACATAGAGAGAAGCCACTTGGGTACTCGAGTTATAAGTAGCAGCAACGTAGTACCAGGTATTTGGGTTAAGACTTCCCGAGACAGCATCTCCCCCACCCGCATTAAAGACAATGTTGTTATTGTTTCCAGTGCGAATTGACCAGCCGGTGACTTGGGTAAAGCTGAGAGACTCGGTTTGGGTAGTCGTTGAAGTGTGAGCCACTTCGGCAAAGGGATTTGCAACAAAGGTTGTGCCAAGAATTTGAGTCGCTTCCGGAGGCGCGATCCCTTTTAACTGCTGATCCTCAATATTAAGGTTGAGGAGGGGAACCCCAGATAGAGTAACCTTCGTGCCATCAACCAAGGTCACGACTGTTCCTGGTAGCAGCGTATTCAAATCCAAATTAAAGGGCGAGAGACCAGCCCCAGCATTGGTAACCGTTATCTCGGTGTTAGCCAGAATCGAAACAGCGTAGGCATAGCCCCAGACTCCATTTTGTTGCGTGGGGGCCTTGACGATTGTGAGGGGGATGGTTGCCGTGGGCAAAATAGCATCAGGGTTGTAAACCCCTTGATCCACAAGACTTTGACCGGAATTGAAGTTATCTAGGTTCACCCAAAACTCAACACTAAAATCCCCTAACGAAGACTGACTATCAACTCCAGGCATTAACACATAACCATTGCCGTTGAGGCCGATGCTGGTGTTAGGATCACCACCGCCATTGGCCGCAATTAAGGCCCCTGGTTGGCCAAAGTTGGCTGATCCCACATAGGCCGCATTCCCTGTTACTCCTCCACTGGCCAAATTCAGAGAAACAGTTGCTCCCAGGGGGTCGTCAAAGCGGTAGTAAATATCAGGGCTGTCTTGGAGTACTGAGTAGGCATAGGCA is from Synechococcus sp. PCC 6312 and encodes:
- a CDS encoding FG-GAP-like repeat-containing protein, which encodes MTVYVSQGTITNVTVVDQGSGYSNRPLNLDFGLSGGTGAAATVTLDANGQITQANITQKGTNYLGGKSGYFVITPKGESTEAALLSVSVTQGEITDITILNGGQGYKSSGISLDFSQNGGGGTGATATAQPIATELINLVNDGPPSISSITYPVNQTLQTATTMAWVADGIDNITPLTNQSKNKAVITRLQTAVLSGTDWSAPEPVPGQGSRGFNFDPAIGYYLDQLGNPVRVLVWAHADASDLNPNSSGDEITDALLATDIYYSIAPSGQAWSSPQLLAANVGTDTKVTLGAGTTSGELIATWVNTALPDPATGDTSQSLYTTIWNGQSQAWSTPTVIPNVGDASGSAIASLEVGEFQGNPAIFWSDTTAPAYAYSVLQDSPDIYYRFDDPLGATVSLNLASGGVTGNAAYVGSANFGQPGALIAANGGGDPNTSIGLNGNGYVLMPGVDSQSSLGDFSVEFWVNLDNFNSGQSLVDQGVYNPDAILPTATIPLTIVKAPTQQNGVWGYAYAVSILANTEITVTNAGAGLSPFNLDLNTLLPGTVVTLVDGTKVTLSGVPLLNLNIEDQQLKGIAPPEATQILGTTFVANPFAEVAHTSTTTQTESLSFTQVTGWSIRTGNNNNIVFNAGGGDAVSGSLNPNTWYYVAATYNSSTQVASLYVNGELVAQQTGSRFAPNAVPVVLGYNVQGQLDEFAYYNTLLTPNTNSGSLNSQGQVSSLGFNSLGQITEHFANRYNNPNSAEDATFYSVYDPTTQAWSSPIQFTAQAAVEATNPLLERSPAVDITSTNPNQLRPDGVIDTHIQVVLNPSIVAPGVTITGIEIQNAAATQAWTVGDVTATSQGLVGVVANGQLLNPINPSSNFAYTVISNGTTLDLYFQSNLALGSEVEVTFTTVSSTGGQQTSTPVNTTVIPNPVSSIAQATTAGQELVAIGGILENEVTALAQVDSGVILNTPDSAGLAVAAGNFLNNQVALAVTMPSGNAGEGAIWVLPAGSNDILDLLATETLSTTPPTDGILIKGDRSDSSHPQTGNVLAVGDVNGDGIEDLIIGASQANNQAGKVYILSGATLTPNNTIDLINNPGVTLLGTTGSQAGFAIATGDVNGDGIADIVVGAPYASYGGQQVGAAYLVLGGNNFFNTPTVNLNSSNLLLQGTSGTYIDQYIQTVTWTSQVGFSVAVSRGTQGKSNSVNGDSYADIVIGAPHYRQTVEFSGDGFNQNATKSQYTAYSKLLTTIANTGRGYSYSANANTGRAYILFGSSVVPNNLTETELNGTNGVILDGSPMLLTDMQTGFAVGTGGDLNGDGFDDVVVGAPAGNNETGITLVLSGQAQGSSFQQQYVLTQQANLVVGGSDTFAQAGKTLSLVGDVNGDGIDDLLVGAPNATYSTGEAHILFGQDSIFPSSSPKYFSFQPGATTAALNLNGGISGNLAAAAVSSGVDINGDGIEDLLLSAPYGGKLYGVFGHQWLSNDGNLKLTNLANDQGIFLDQSGSGNGVANLGDINGDGYADTLLSLTNQSATVVLGGGTQTVLDESLNTSNLQITPISGTTLNQAHAIGDFNGDGLADALLTQTSAVQASIVNGNIGVIEREDGNTQLSVWVGENTGFGNLYYSESTDGINWSQPATISYGSTNTTPGLVSFEGRIWAYWYGSGNDGLFYSVYYGSGVWTEQAKANLAMATSSGVSVAAFNSTLFAIWKGEKGDQSIWYSYSQDGQNWVDQIQFPGTPIYYNSIPNLVSYNNQLFAYWYADTNNGFHYAVWDEASSSWSGEQRANLEYFGNVIETGGISFTEVNGILYASWVDYYQNLYTASSTDGSNWTTPVLQPNSSLFSNTAPVGLPGMTTLNSQPYVLWAVGDNGNVTAIQSAVAGNNTASLIATSQDYSSQIISLALGNTSLSAAQSFNLGGASSFLSQQSFSKLTKAGDLNADGYADIVGLSNGNTYVSFGNSAGTLGNFYKLNTNTYTSLNAAGDINGDGIDDLVLGNGNANGNLGAAFVIFGNTDITNQLESGTAITANSTVNGATNSFTPNSSGLAWSSQVDTGVNGNIQYLFNGGFGLSTVEHNGRLFSVWLSADGSGTFSNNGQVEYSVSNDGVNWSGRQQVGGSSKAAPALVVFNNDLLAFWYGINDDGLFYSTYGGAGFGWNPQFKANLDFGTSSGLSLTVYNNTLFAVWKGFRSDSNLYYAFSSDAQNWSAQAPIPGVGTFGLSNVPTVAVFNNTLFAYWYGSGQEGFFYSTYNQGTNSWSSPQLISNLTFGNGASTEYGISTTVLSNQRLYMTWANNETVYSSSSADGVNWDTPTQLSFRAGGVPGISAFQNQLNQVWIDATVPGNFVVSHSQRLVYQPEFGSQVTTVGDVNGDGFADVVVGSPSYASSPGDLVGTAYLLLGSATGFASQSVQLKGADLTQATFSQAGDINGDGFDDVLIASPNYNSGTYGNNAGITYVVFGSRDLGTLSSINLSQLQPINITSGTITDGKIGAISLTARGSGYLNGGSGTFEIFVTSSTSTQPGVILATVSQGQIQTILVENPGAGFTSLNNLVFDYSQGGGGTGANISVTSLISLAGFQIVGLENSKAGSSLSGGGDVNGDGFDDLVIGAPGDNLSYVLFGGDFTASVNQYGSIGDDTLLGTATGDVLLGQSGDDTLLGNGGYDVLLGGVGNDWLQVQDTNFRRVDGGSGTDTLALYGYNGQAWDLTTLAPGSRLQDLEVLDIRNHGSNLLGLNSVTILKLSSNTNILTINGDSTDRINLSPDFNANGNQYISGENYAVYQAGAAQVWINTVIPIANISFNAPVTNSPIPLLSSSSDVATFFSLSGLDATVTNHNQASSTAATKTKPQPTQFHVSSPVMSENHQNLVFTVSRSGDLTKAAAVRYRTINSTAHAGSHYHGQVGYVHFAAGETEAKVKINLIDDDVLGPRLKQMSLGITPLPDEQATAITDRSLHFNTDVDNQVQLRNLDMINLAPSESLNLGSYLPFGIQNFKVAVPGEKTILTLPFTGVHDLNSYYRFNAQTSRYEEFLYNGQTGIEFVDTDDDGLTDTLKLHLLDGGSGDSDKVANGVIAGTSAPSQVTPGPVEVNAGIFYIPTASDSALQFHNVTAKGAYRFGVFQVDDAQGRIGNLLPTDPGYAAAAQARHQTIFQNASASNLNALTTNAAQAALQDPQLLVQSEFQTNGAFQATNLIGNQYYGMFLSQNGQTQLSTSDPAFEAEADSRGYFELRWSNTQFEVGTPVLVTPGQAGQTITARFELARGGAYNNTLALFQVDSLTGGLDTTGDGVIDLKPGDTSYTQAVMERIQDPLTGKLLPTVPTIFTSQGQSVVLPSGALYGMALITNGSLDQFLGTNPSNASTGSIHTFFSFEAANPDGVAHVRRLGNTLWGFEDIFGGGDRDYNDMVLQATFASF